A window of the Gossypium hirsutum isolate 1008001.06 chromosome A05, Gossypium_hirsutum_v2.1, whole genome shotgun sequence genome harbors these coding sequences:
- the LOC121229038 gene encoding signal peptidase complex-like protein DTM1 translates to MAVATTQLMLLNKVMKPLRRWGIKSAAIFFPIGYFHEFQSSTKLEHHYFSILPHFSVPLSSSNNQMASEGALRSAIVWLSVIMVLVGLFTFSLKKIMVTYAFGMLGISGILLPDWDFFDRDFSRWPYPVTADERAALQARRSGFKRYRIYPMRLIIYTTIYSIGLYKWWIFVSS, encoded by the exons ATGGCTGTGGCAACTACGCAGTTAATGCTTTTAAATAAAGTGATGAAACCGTTGAGGCGATGGGGCATTAAATCCGCTGCTATTTTTTTTCCTATTGGATACTTTCATGAATTTCAATCTTCTACCAAATTAGAACACCACTATTTCTCCATCCTTCCTCATTTTTCAGTGCCGCTATCTTCTTCGAATAATCAAATGGCGAGCGAAGGTGCCTTAAGGTCGGCTATAGTATGGCTATCGGTGATCATGGTTTTAGTTGGGTTATTCACGTTTTCTTTGAAGAAAATTATGGTAACTTACGCGTTTGGGATGCTCGGAATTAGTGGGATACTGTTGCCCGACTGGGATTTCTTCGATCGTGATTTTTCTCGCTGGCCTTATCCGGTTACTGCCGACGAAAGAGCTGCTCTTCAAGCTCGAAGATCTGGATTCAAAAG GTACAGGATTTACCCAATGAGACTAATTATTTACACCACAATTTATAGCATTGGCCTTTACAAGTGGTGGATTTTCGTATCAAGTTAA
- the LOC121228905 gene encoding multifunctional methyltransferase subunit TRM112 homolog A, with the protein MLSSNIKGVTNGFPLKIQVEKVVEKQVEINHDFLRNIFPKIDWKAFSDASRIMGYDEMPEEPPEPSVLESNVEFLGKFHHALLELHLEEGALLCPETGRKFPVNKGIPNMLLLEDEV; encoded by the coding sequence ATGTTGTCATCGAACATCAAAGGGGTAACTAACGGTTTCCCTCTGAAGATCCAAGTGGAGAAAGTGGTGGAGAAGCAAGTCGAGATCAATCACGATTTCCTTAGGAACATATTTCCGAAGATCGACTGGAAAGCCTTCTCCGATGCTTCCAGAATCATGGGTTACGACGAGATGCCGGAGGAGCCGCCGGAGCCGTCGGTGTTGGAGTCGAACGTCGAGTTTTTGGGGAAGTTCCATCATGCCCTCTTGGAACTTCATCTCGAGGAAGGTGCGCTCCTTTGCCCCGAAACCGGTCGGAAGTTTCCTGTTAATAAGGGGATTCCGAATATGCTTTTACTTGAGGATGAGGTTTGA
- the LOC121229039 gene encoding uncharacterized protein codes for MERSTPVRKPHTSTADLLTWSETPQPDPDTSAARSVRPHQPSDGIRKVVFGGQVTDEEFESLNKRKPPSGYKMKEMTGSGIFAANVENDESEPGSANPASNNKTGLRMYQQALAGISHISFAEEETISPKKPTTLPEVAKQRELSGTLESEDSKLKKQLSDAKCKELSGHDIFAPPPEILPRPTTIRALALKDSFDLGESHTHNSSDEARVKTAKKIPNQKLAELSGNDIFKGDVPPGSAEKPLSMAKMQEISGSNIFADGKVESRDYFGGVRKPPGGESSIALV; via the exons atggagaggAGCACTCCAGTTAGGAAGCCACATACTTCTACAGCAGATCTGCTCACTTGGTCTGAGACTCCTCAGCCGGACCCCGACACCTCCGCCGCTCGCTCCGTCCGACCTCACCAG CCGTCGGATGGGATCAGAAAAGTGGTGTTTGGAGGTCAAGTAACTGATGAAGAATTTGAAAGCTTAAACAAACG GAAACCTCCTTCTGGATATAAAATGAAGGAGATGACTGGTAGTGGTATTTTTGCAGCCAATGTAGAAAATGATGAGTCCGAACCAGGCAGTGCCAATCCTGCTTCAAACAACAAGACAGGATTACGAATGTACCAG CAAGCACTAGCTGGAATTAGTCACATTTCTTTTGCTGAGGAAGAGACTATTTCTCCTAAGAAGCCAACTACTCTTCCTGAGGTGGCAAAGCAGCGTGAGTTAAGTGGAACGCTAGAAAGCGAAGATTCAAAGTTGAAGAAGCAGCTCTCAGATGCAAAGTGCAAGGAGCTTAGCGGACACGACATCTTTGCACCCCCACCTGAAATTTTGCCGAGGCCAACAACCATACGTGCATTGGCATTGAAGGACAGTTTCGACTTGGGAGAATCTCATACACATAAT TCGAGCGATGAGGCCAGGGTTAAGACAGCAAAGAAAATTCCTAATCAGAAATTGGCTGAGCTTTCGGGTAATGACATATTTAAGGGTGATGTTCCGCCAGGTTCTGCCGAGAAGCCACTTAGTATGGCGAAAATGCAGGAGATAAGCGGCAGCAACATCTTCGCTGATGGAAAGGTTGAGTCTCGAGACTACTTTGGTGGTGTTCGCAAGCCCCCAGGTGGTGAAAGCAGCATTGCTTTGGTTTAA